In a genomic window of Amphiprion ocellaris isolate individual 3 ecotype Okinawa chromosome 13, ASM2253959v1, whole genome shotgun sequence:
- the LOC111578488 gene encoding nuclear cap-binding protein subunit 1: MSRRRHSDENDGGQPHKRRRTSEPIEIEDRLESLICRVGEKSTSSLESNLEGLAGVLEADLPNYKNKILRILCAVARLLPEKLTVYTTLVGLLNARNYNFGGEFVEAMIRQLKETLKNNLYNEAVYLVRFLSDLVNCHVIAAPSMVAMFENFISVTQEEDVPQVRSDWFVYVVLSCLPWVGKELYEKKDVEMDRLLSQIEGYLKRRVKTHVPMLQVWTAEKPHPQEEYLDCLWAQIQKLKKDRWQERHILRPYIAFDSVLCEALQHNLPPFTPPGHMPDAQYPMPRVIFRMFDYTDAPEGPVMPGSHSVERFVIEENLHCIIKTHWKERKTCAAQLLSYPGKNKIPLNYHIVEVIFGELFQLPSPPHIDVMYTTLLIELCKLQPGSLPQVLAQATEMLYMRLDTMNTTCIDRLINWFSHHLSNFQFRWSWDDWSDCLTVDLEKPKPKFVKEVLEKSMRLSYHQRIVDIVPPTFSALIPAEPLFIYKYEDESASSLPGYAVTVTVGNAIKNRASNEEILTILKEVPNPNQEDDDDEGESFNPLKIEVFLQTLLHLAAKSFSHSFSALGKFHEILKTLTDSDEGKLHILKVVYEVWRNHPQMIAVLVDKMIRTQVVDCAAVANWLFSQDMAHEFTRLFIWEILHSTIRKMNKHVQKIQKELEEAKDKLEKQQHKRRDSGDDEEMDKNSEDEEGQLEEQIERLQEKVESAQSEQKNLFLVIFQRFIMLLTEHLVRCETGSVDISTPWYKNCIERLQQIFLMHHVTIQQYMGTLENLLFTAELDHHILAVYQQFCALQL; the protein is encoded by the exons ATGTCCAGGAGACGGCACAGCGACGAGAACGACG gAGGGCAACCCCATAAAAGGAGAAGGACATCGGAGCCTATTGAGATTGAAGATCGTCTGGAGTCGCTGATATGTCGTGTAGGGGAAAAG AGTACGTCGTCCCTCGAGAGCAACTTGGAGGGCCTCGCAGGCGTTTTAGAGGCCGACCTcccaaactacaaaaacaaaatcctgcgCATCTTATGTGCTGT TGCCCGCCTCCTGCCTGAGAAGCTGACCGTCTATACAACCTTGGTTGGCCTCCTCAACGCCAGGAACTACAACTTTGGGGGCGAGTTTGTGGAGGCCATGATCAGGCAACTTAAAGAGACCCTCAAAAACAACTTGTACAATGAAGCTGTTTACTTG gtgcgttttctgtctgacttggtCAACTGCCATGTGATCGCTGCTCCCTCTATGGTGGCCATGTTTGAAAACTTTATCAGTGTTACTCAGGAGGAAGATGTGCCACAG GTTCGGTCGGACTGGTTTGTGTATGTTGTCCTGTCCTGTCTGCCCTGGGTCGGTAAGGAGCTTTACGAGAAGAAGGATGTTGAAATGGACCGGCTCCTCAGCCAAATCGAAGGCTACCTCAA GAGGAGAGTAAAGACTCACGTCCCCATGCTGCAGGTGTGGACGGCAGAGAAGCCCCACCCACAAGAGGAG TACCTGGACTGCCTTTGGGCTCAGATTCAGAAGCTGAAGAAAGACCGCTGGCAGGAGCGTCACATCCTTCGTCCCTACATCGCCTTCGACAGCGTGCTGTGCGAGGCTCTGCAGCACAACCTGCCCCCCTTCACCCCGCCGGGACACATGCCGGACGCCCAGTACCCCATGCCACGGGTCATCTTCCGCATGTTTGACTACACCGATGCCCCGGAG GGACCCGTTATGCCTGGCAGCCATTCTGTGGAGAGATTTGTCATAGAAGAAAACCTGCACTGTATCATCAAAACTCActggaaagaaaggaaaacatg TGCTGCCCAGTTACTCAGCTACCCAGGGAAAAACAAGATCCCACTCAACTATCACATTGTGGAG gtgATCTTTGGAGAACTTTTCCAGCTGCCCTCGCCGCCCCACATTGACGTCATGTACACAACGCTGCTTATTGAACTCTGTAAACTGCAGCCCGGATCGTTGCCCCAAGTT TTGGCTCAAGCCACAGAGATGCTTTACATGAGACTGGACACCATGAACACCACCTGCATAGATAG ACTAATCAACTGGTTTTCTCATCATTTGAGCAACTTCCAGTTTCGATGGAGCTGGGACGACTG GTCCGACTGCTTGACCGTGGATCTGGAGAAGCCCAAGCCCAAGTTTGTCAAAGAGGTTCTGGAGAAGTCTATGAG ACTTTCGTACCATCAGAGGATAGTGGACATCGTCCCTCCAACTTTCTCAGCCCTCATCCCTGCTGAACCCCTCTTCATTTACAAATATGAAGATGAGAGCGCCT CTTCGTTACCGGGTTACGCAGTCACTGTCACCGTCGGAAACGCCATCAAGAATCGAGCATCCAACGAAGAAATCCTCACTATCCTCAAAGAGGTCCCCAACCCCAACCAGGAAGATGATGACG ATGAGGGTGAGAGCTTCAACCCTCTGAAGATCGAAGTCTTCCTGCAGACTCTGCTCCATCTGGCAGCCAAATCTTTCAGCCACTCCTTCAGTGCCCTCGGCAA GTTCCATGAGATCCTGAAGACCCTGACAGACAGCGATGAGGGGAAACTGCACATCCTCAAAGTGGTGTATGAAGTGTGGAGGAACCACCcacag ATGATCGCAGTGTTGGTGGATAAAATGATCCGGACACAGGTTGTGGACTGTGCTGCTGTCGCCAACTGGCTCTTCTCTCAGGACATGGCTCACGAGTTCACCAG ACTGTTCATCTGGGAGATCCTGCACTCCACCATCCGAAAGATGAACAAACATGTCCAGAAGATTcagaaggagctggaggaggccaAAGACAAGCTGGAGAAGCAGCAACACAAGAGG AGGGACAGCGGCGACGATGAGGAGATGGACAAGAACAGCGAGGACGAGGAGGGTCAGCTGGAGGAGCAGATCGAGAGGCTGCAGGAGAAGGTGGAGTCTGCTCAGAGCGAACAGAAAAACCTCTTCCTCGTCATCTTCCAG CGCTTCATCATGCTGTTGACGGAGCATCTGGTCCGCTGTGAAACGGGCAGCGTCGACATCAGCACTCCCTGGTACAAAAACTGCATCGAGCGGCTGCAGCAGATCTTCCTCATG CACCATGTGACCATCCAGCAGTACATGGGAACCCTGGAGAACCTGCTGTTCACGGCCGAGCTCGACCACCACATCCTGGCCGTCTACCAGCAGTTCTGTGCCCTGCAGCTGTGA
- the LOC111578486 gene encoding thiosulfate sulfurtransferase/rhodanese-like domain-containing protein 2, giving the protein MAADETTTEFMNWEVDVSSCDGLKQERQLSASQRRYYSFCRRKSFAAFVASKTDSSQEDGVTSWCCCSQTFNEHSAIHKHVARTHNAELQQLTQATYERLLMQLEEAPETQQPNKHQTEAVDISAWIPDVSHISEEQLKNGPGKVLLYYRYCEVEDPHAICAWQKALCEKLHLTGKVRVATEGINGTVGGTNVAADIYINAMHSHPVFKMDKEDFKTSDGGAECFTDLKVGVYKEIVPMGVDPDVISYQLAGVHLEPEEFHKEVEALLAKGDLCSDTILLDCRNFYESKIGQFTRCLAPNIRKFSYFPDYVDQNLELFRDKKVLMYCTGGIRCERGSAYLRSKDVCKEVYQLKGGIHKYLERFPEGFYRGKLFVFDERYAISSNNDVISGCRYCGCPWDLYELCSTRFCCQLVLSCPSCRQDGHTACCPTCQTKGQAQGEATKHHKEECECTDGRPRIPQDV; this is encoded by the exons ATGGCAGCGgatgaaacaacaacagagttCATGAACTGGGAGGTGGATGTTTCATCGTGTGACGGATTGAAACAGGAGAGACAGTTGTCTGCCTCTCAGAGGAGATACTACAGCTTCTGCAGGAGGAAG TCATTTGCTGCCTTTGTGGCGTCTAAGACGGACAGCAGTCAGGAGGACGGAGTCACATCTTGGTGCTGCTGCAGCCAGACCTTCAACGAACACTCTGCCATTCACAAACACGTGGCCAGAACTCATAATGCTGAACTACAGCAGCTCACACAGGCCACGTACGAGCGTTTGTTAATGCAACTGGAAGAAGCGCCCGAAACACAGCAGCCAAATAAGCACCAGACCGAAGCAGTAGACATTTCTGCCTGGATACCTGACGTCAGCCACATTTCAGAGGAGCAACTTAAAAA CGGTCCAGGCAAGGTTCTCCTCTACTACCGCTACTGTGAAGTAGAAGATCCCCATGCCATCTGTGCCTGGCAGAAAGCTTTGTGTGAGAAGCTCCATTTAACCGGCAAG GTGAGGGTGGCAACAGAAGGCATCAATGGAACAGTTGGAGGCACCAATGTGGCTGCTGACATTTACATTAATGCAATGCATTCACATCCTGTTTTTAAGATGGATAAAGAAGATTTTAAG ACCAGTGATGGCGGAGCAGAGTGTTTCACAGACTTGAAGGTCGGAGTCTATAAGGAAATCGTCCCAATGGGAGTGGATCCTGATGTTATTTCCTACCAGCTGGCGG GAGTTCATCTGGAGCCTGAGGAGTTTCATAAAGAAGTTGAAGCTCTTTTGGCTAAAGGGGATTTGTGCAGCGACACCATCCTGTTGGACTGCCGCAATTTTTACGAGAGTAAAATT GGGCAGTTCACTCGATGTCTGGCCCCAAACATCCGGAAGTTCAGCTATTTCCCCGACTATGTCGACCAGAACCTGGAACTGTTCAGAGACAAGAAGGTCCTGATGTACTGCACAGGAGGGATCCGCTGTGAGCGCGGCTCCGCCTACCTCCGCTCCAAA GACGTGTGTAAAGAGGTTTACCAGCTGAAAGGTGGAATTCACAAGTACCTGGAGCGTTTCCCGGAGGGTTTCTATCGAGGGAaactttttgtgtttgatgaacGCTACGCCATCTCCTCCAACAATGATGTCATCTCAG GCTGCAGGTACTGCGGCTGTCCGTGGGACCTGTATGAGCTGTGTTCCACCCGGTTCTGCTGCCAGCTGGTTCTGTCCTGCCCCAGCTGCAGACAGGACGGACACACCGCCTGCTGCCCCACCTGCCAGACCAAAGGACAGGCTCAGGGTGAGGCGACCAAGCATCACAAAGAGGAGTGTGAATGCACCGACGGACGTCCCAGAATCCCTCAGGATGTGTAG